From Trichomycterus rosablanca isolate fTriRos1 unplaced genomic scaffold, fTriRos1.hap1 scaffold_180, whole genome shotgun sequence, the proteins below share one genomic window:
- the LOC134306013 gene encoding ATP-sensitive inward rectifier potassium channel 1-like: MLKFIRKPIQDHLTERRIRKRRLVTKDGHCNIEYDNVTYQNYLVYLKDFWTTFVEFPWRFVILFFITAFTGSWFIFGLLWYSIAKSNGDLDVGGTPNGHLKCVENINSLTSAFLYSLETQTTIGYGGRALTGNCAKTVVLLIIQSLMGTIINCFMCGLILAKLSLPKKRAKTVTFSDTAVISLKNEKLCLQIRVANLRKTLLIRSHIYGKFVRTSIPPDGEPVILDQVNVEFQVDAGKDNLFFVSPLTLYHVIDSSSPFSEMAADTLQKQDFELVVFLDGMAESTSSSCQVRTSFIPREIQWGYSFLPVISRTRGGKYFVDFSNVSKTVAVSTPHCFSCFKDPVLHKHAQHGIDNPGFEVITIKDFGDKDNYCCLSSSVQDNQHF, from the coding sequence ATGTTGAAGTTCATCCGGAAGCCGATTCAGGATCACTTAACAGAACGAAGGATTCGCAAGAGGCGGCTCGTGACCAAAGACGGCCACTGCAACATAGAATATGACAATGTTACGTATCAGAACTATTTAGTGTACCTGAAAGACTTTTGGACCACCTTTGTTGAATTTCCATGGCGGTTTGTTATACTTTTTTTCATCACTGCTTTTACGGGAAGCTGGTTCATCTTTGGCCTGCTGTGGTACTCGATTGCCAAAAGCAATGGAGACCTTGACGTTGGGGGTACTCCTAATGGCCATTTAAAGTGCGTAGAAAATATCAACAGTCTCACAAGCGCCTTTCTTTACTCTTTAGAAACGCAAACAACAATTGGATATGGTGGACGAGCCTTAACAGGGAACTGTGCCAAAACAGTAGTCCTTCTCATCATCCAATCTCTAATGGGCACCATCATAAACTGCTTCATGTGTGGCCTGATTTTGGCCAAATTGTCCCTCCCTAAAAAGCGAGCAAAGACTGTTACCTTTAGCGACACTGCAGTGATCAGTTTGAAAAATGAAAAGCTCTGCCTGCAGATCCGGGTTGCCAACCTCCGGAAGACGCTGCTTATCAGGAGCCATATTTATGGCAAGTTCGTGAGGACTAGCATCCCTCCCGACGGAGAGCCCGTCATCCTGGACCAAGTAAATGTTGAATTCCAAGTAGATGCAGGCAAGGACAACCTCTTCTTTGTCAGTCCCCTCACTCTCTACCATGTGATTGACAGTTCAAGCCCCTTTTCGGAGATGGCTGCCGACACACTGCAGAAGCAGGACTTTGAGCTGGTGGTCTTCCTGGATGGCATGGCTGAGTCCACCAGCTCGTCTTGCCAGGTCCGCACCTCCTTCATCCCGCGTGAGATCCAGTGGGGATACAGCTTCCTGCCGGTTATTTCGCGAACCAGGGGTGGCAAATACTTTGTTGATTTCTCCAACGTTTCGAAGACTGTTGCAGTGAGCACACCACACTGTTTTAGTTGCTTTAAAGATCCTGTACTTCACAAGCATGCCCAGCATGGCATTGACAATCCAGGATTTGAGGTGATTACCATTAAAGATTTTGGGGACAAAGATAATTATTGCTGCCTTAGCAGCTCAGTGCAGGACAACCAACacttttaa
- the LOC134306010 gene encoding m7GpppX diphosphatase-like, translating to MQVDTSRLNKRIGIKTTVICPATEKHVKKYLRQETFLINETEDDYRSITLPHITQQSFSVQWVYNILEKKAEADRIVFEDPDPHVGFVLLPDFKWDQKQLEDLYLIAIVHRRDLKSLRDLTPDNLPLLRNILEKGVEAIGKKYNVPSSKLRMYLHYQPSYYHIHVHFTSLDYEAPGCGVERAHLLTDVIQNLQVQPEYYQKRTLTFPIRADDALLTKFREAGKI from the exons gtcgacacgtcacgaCTTAACAAGCGGATAGGAATCAAAACCACTGTGATCTGCCCAGCAACAGAGAAGCATGTGAAGAAATACCTGCGCCAGGAGACCTTCCTCATCAACGAAACTGAGGATGATTATCGTTCCATCACTCTTCCTCACATAACCCAACAAAGCTTCAGTGTGCAG TGGGTTTACAACATTCTGGAAAAGAAAGCTGAAGCTGACAGGATTGTGTTTGAAGATCCAGACCCTCATGTCGGCTTTGTCCTCCTGCCAGATTTTAAATGGGACCAGAAGCAG cTGGAGGATTTATATCTGATTGCCATTGTACATCGGCGGGACCTGAAGAGTTTAAGAGATCTTACTCCAGACAATCTTCCTTTATTAAGAAACATCCTTGAAAAGGGGGTG GAAGCCATTGGGAAGAAGTACAATGTTCCCTCGTCTAAGCTGCGGATGTACCTGCACTACCAGCCGTCCTACTACCACATCCATGTGCACTTCACCTCTCTAGATTATGAAGCTCCAGGATGTGGAGTAGAGAGAGCACATCTGCTTACAGATGTTATACAGAACCTGCAGGTCCAACCTGAGTATTACCAAAAACGCACCCTCACCTTCCCCATACGGGCAGATGATGCACTGCTGACCAAGTTCAGAGAAGCAGGAAAGATTTag